Below is a window of Eschrichtius robustus isolate mEscRob2 chromosome 13, mEscRob2.pri, whole genome shotgun sequence DNA.
CTCCCCCAAGTTTCCTGAGCCCAGTGGCTCCCGAGGCCTGCTGTCTTGGACGCTGCCCTTGCCCTGCCATCAGGAtctgaagaaaaagggaaatggagCCTTGCCGAAAGATGCTCCCGCGGCGAGGAGGGCAGTCTCGCTGGGGCCAAGGCTGTGGGAGACGGCCGGGGAGGCCCAGAGCACCAGGGGAGCAGGCAGGATGTGGTCGGGGAACGGGGTCCCAGacctcctggggtggggggcagagtgAGGGGTGGAAGCAGGCGGTGGAGTGTGGTGCTGGGAAGAAGGAAAGTGATGCGTGTCTGGGGAGCAGCGCCTGAGCACTTGAGAGCCAAGTTCTGCCCCCAAATCCCTTGGCTGGAGTGATGAGCACTGGTGCAGAGCTGGGCAGACTTCTACCCTGCCTACCCTCCCAGTGACCCTGCCTGGTTCCTGCATCTCACATCTTGCCGGTTCCCTAAGCCCCGCCCCTGCCGGGTGCTGCGCtgacaccccgccccccccccccccaccccgccgcagCTTCCCGGCTAGTGCAGGCTGGGTCTCTGATGGTGCCCCTTCTCTCCCCAGCGCCGGCATCGGCCGCACCGGCACCATCATTGTCATCGACATGCTTATGGAGAGCATCTCCACCAAGGGTGAGGGTGACCTGTGGGAGATGCGGGGGCAGGTGGGGGAGCGGCCCCCCGTGTCCACCACCTCTGCCCAGGGCCTGACGTCCAGCTGCCCTCCCTGCCAGGCCTGGACTGTGACATCGACATCCAGAAGACGATCCAGATGGTACGGGCCCAGCGCTCGGGCATGGTGCAGACGGAGGCGCAGTACAAGTTCATCTACGTGGCCATCGCCCAGTTCATCGAAACCACCAAGAAGAAGCTGGAGGTCATGCAGGTGCGGGCAGAGCATGGCCTGGTGGGGCCGAGGGAGGGGGGCAGTGGGCATTGTCCGGTGCTGCTGGGACCACCGGCCTCCCACCACACTTCTTCCCACAGTCCCAGAAGGGCCGGGAGTCGGAGTACGGGAACATTACCTACCCCCCAGCCATGAAGAATGCCCATGCCAAGGCCGCCCGCACCTCCTCCAAGTGAGTGGCCCCACCTCCCGCCTCCCAGcatctgcccctttctcttccccAGCCCGACCCGTCCTTTCCAGGGAGGTTTGGGTTCAAGTTCAAGCTTGGTTCTTACAACCTGTGTTCACAAGTGTCTCCTGAGTGCCCTCCATGTGGggcctgtgctaggcactgatgTGTGAGGTGGAGCCTCCGCCCCCAGAGGAGCTTCTAGTCTAGTGTAAGGACACTGTCAGGACTGGTCTCCTCGCTCTCctggcctcagtttgctcacctgTGAGATGGGGTGGCCCCGAGGGGCTGCTGGTGCTGGAGACCCCTGCCCTGTCTGCTGACTGCCCGCACCTGCCTGCCCCGCCTGCAGACACAAGGAGGACGTGTATGAGAACGTGCACAGTAGAAACAAGAAAGAGGAGAAGGTGAAGAAGCAGCGGTCAGCGGACAAGGAGAAGAGCATGGGTTCCCTGAAGAGGAAGTGAGCTGGGCCTGTCCTGCGGTGGCCACGGTACGGGCCCCTCCCGGGCCTGCCCTCAGGGGCCCCCCAGGCCCCGTGCTCTCCCCGGGATGGGATGGATGGGGCGGCTGCGGCCTCACCCTGTCTTCCCAGCCCAACCAGACCTGTGTCTTGTCCCCCCGCTCCAGGTCCAACCCCCTCTTACCCCTTCCTTCCCTGTCTCTGCAGCCTCAGCCCCGTCCCTGCAGAGGCCTCCAGTGGAAGACCCAGAGCCTGAACCTCGGAGCCTGGCcccccattccattgtaatttaaatGGCCGtgtccccacctccctctcccagcccctgtaTATAGCCCAGCAAGGCCCCTGGCAGGGCCAGGCCTTTCTCTTGTAAATAAAGCCTCTAGGTCACTGCGTGTGGGTCTCGAACTCTGTGTGCCTGggcgggagggggaggtgggcagggagtgCTACATGTGGACACAGAAAGCTGGGCCTTCACAGTCTGACACACGAGTGTGAGTGTGGGCCGGGTTCCTCCACCATCTCGTCCCTTTAAAGTGGAGGATGGTCCCGCCAGGGTGGTTGTGGAGATCATTGAGATCAGGGATGGTGACATTCGTTCCACTCTCGCCATGTGTCAGGCGCTGTTGAAAAGACTAAAAGTGGTCATTGAACTGAGGTACCTGTATCATTCGTATTTTACAGtgggagaaactgagacacagagagattaaataacttgctcaaggccacaggaCTATTGAGCAGCGAagctaagattttattttaactcaGGCCTTCTGGCCCCAGAGCCTGCATTCCTGGAGACGCAGCCAGGGTCACCCCGAGGGGGACACAACCACATTCTCCAGCCTGACTTCTACATCCAGGAGCTAAGAAGATCGATAACAACGGCCAGTTAACACAGGCCCAGGGCCAACCTCCCTCCCCCGGGCACCTGGTGTGCAAAGGGGTGCCACGCTCCTCCCTTCCTGGGGCTACTAAGAGCCCTTAGGCTGTTggtcagagtttcagttttatttttgttcgctcttccttcccctgggtccagaGTGGACAACAGCGATGACTCCTTCTTTGCGTTAAGGCTTCATGTTGATTGATAACGCTAGTCTCCTAGGGAGTTGAGCCCGAGAGTCTGACTTGGGAAGGCCCGGCTTCCTGCTGCTGGGCCGGCTGAGGCTGGGTGGTCATTCACTCAGCATACACTTTGTTTATTGAGCGTCCCTGTGTCCCAGGCACTGGAGCAGTGCTGGGGCATGATGGTGAACCCGACAATTCCTGTCCTGGTGGGAAGGCAGACCCAGAAACAGCCCACAAACATAGAATAAGTACAGACAAGAATTAAGACGGACGCCAACAAAGGTGGGGGGGCGGGTAGGGAGcgagagggcagagctgggattgggcGGCACAGCTCAGCTCCCAGGAGCTGTCGCCCTCCAGGGGGTGCGTGGGTGGAGAATCACCTGTGGGCCTCAGGGCCCCTCTCCCAGCAACGCCCTTGCTATCCCAGCTTGAGCCACACAAAAGAAAGGCGGGTCCCATCCCCTCTCACCGCCCTCGGGCTGACTGCCCGCGGCTGGGATTTGGACTCTCCAGGGCTGTGAGGTGGGTCCAGGGGCAGCTCTGCCCGGCGGGGTGCCCGGTCCCTCTGGAGAGCAGAGCCAGGGCTGCAGGAGAGCAGCTCAGAACTTGAATCGGCCGGGTCAGTGCCGACGCTCCTGGCCAGCTTGGGACTCTTGGCAGGGGCGGGCACCCCAATACTAAGGGTGAGGACAGGGAGGCGCCCCTGGGGGACCCGCCTGCCCTCCACAGGCCGGGATGTCCAGCACAGGTGGGCACCGGGCAGGGGCACAACCCAATCCCTGCTGAGCTGAGCCCTCTCTGCCCTCAGGTTCTCTGGCAGGGGCCTGGGGGAAGGGGCtagctgggggtgggagtggccgTGGGGCGAGGCCAAGGAGGAAGGCGAAGGGGGCGAAGACAACCCGTTCCTCTGTCCCTCCGACAACAGGCTGCCTGGTCTGGGCCCCGGGGCAGAGGAGGCAGGTACGAGAGGAGAGACCACGGCCGAGGGTCGGGGCCTGCTGGGGTGACCAGGCCTCAGAGGAGGCGCCTGCGGCTGGCGCTGGGAGGGAAGGGGTTAAGGCAGCGGGGGGTGCAGCCTATGGCTGGAGGACACACCTGTGCGCTGGGGCGGCGGGCGGGGCCCAGGTAGGAGCCTGCGCTGCCCggcaggagagaaggaaggaggaagagtggAGGCCAGGGCGGCTTCTAGGCCTTGAATCCCGAGCCTCAATTCCTCCTCCTCTCCGTGGCCCTCGCTCCCTGGGGGGCAGGCGGCCTGGTAACAGGTAAAGGCCGGCGGGAGAGGGGTCCTGGGGCGGAGCGAGGGACTGCCGGGTCGGGAGGTGCTGAGGGCGGTGAGCTGGTGCCTGGGGGGCAGGGACAGgctgcggggggcggggagggggctcagGGCGGGGAAGAGATGGGCGGGGGGCTTCCGAAGCCTTGACCCGGCCTCAGTGGATCGGCAACCCGGGGGTGGGCCTGGTGGCGGCTGCCGGGCTCACCCGGAAGTGTCCCCGGGGACACgggcggtgggggaggggagccagggCTCCGCAGCTCCACCGGGCGCCTGGGCGAGGACTGCCGGCCCGGCCgggcggtggggtgggggccCCCGTCTTACCCAGCAGTGTTTGGGTGCTGGTTGAGAGTCTCTAATACTGCCGGGTAATGATGGAGGCCCCTGCCCCTGTGCCAGCGACGTCCACCGCCCCAGGCCCCCAGCGCCCAGCTGGCTGCGACGCCCACTCCCGAACCTCCCCACAGCCCTGGAGGCCCCTTCTTCTTGAGCAGAGGGTGCTGAGAAAGAGGTGGCTCTCGGTTGGCTGTTGGCTGGTTGCCCACGGAAGGGACACAatggccccagcccctcccccagcccagtgtGATTTGTCATCTGGAGGATCCAGAACCCACAGCTTGACCCTGAGCTTGGGATTGGTTCGCAGACTTTCAATGGACCTCAGCTGGCCTGCGGCCAGGGTCCTTGGAGCGACTGGCCAGCTTCAGCCCGGACGCCTGTGGCCGGCTCTGGGTCCATCTTCCAGCACAGTGTTGGGTGGTCTAATGGTGAAGCTCCTAACACTGTCTGGTAAAGATGGCCTCCGGCCGGTGCCCTCGCCAATGACCTTCAGGGAGCCCTGAAGACCACGGAGGCCTCCAGACCAGCAACCTCTGACCTTTACCCCTGGGGATGGGGGGGGTAAGTCACTAGGAAAGGGAAACAATGGGAGGAGACAAAATGGCTGCCTCGGAGACACAGCGGGACTTGGAAACACGCTGGTTCTCTGGGCACCTCCATCCTCTTCCTGCCTCGGGAATGCGAAGGAAATAAAACGTGGATGGGACTTGGGCGGCCTCGTTCTGCTCATTCACCTCTCACCTGGGGCTTCCAGTTCCTCAGGGCTGGGGCGGCCACATCTGCTTTGTCTCCCCGTCCCTTTCATGACAGTCAACCTGCAGAGCAGGGGACAGTTAATCTACTTTCTTCAAAAACCGAAGCAGCTGAAGGTGAACCCAGGCCCTGTGCCCTCTAACCCCGCCACTAAGAATTCCAGGATTCCCGCCTACACTTTCGCCCCGGCACGGCTGGGGTGGCACGTGGGCACAGCCAGCGGCCTCGTTTCGTGGCCGCCCAACCCTCAGCGAGGGCGGCGCCGGGGAGGGAGGCGGCGCCTGTCCTGTTGGGGGCCCGGGGCTGTGGGAGTGAAGAGCCCACCTCCAGAGGTCGAGCCCTGATTGAGAGACGGAAGTGTGGGTAGCCTGCAGCAGGCAACACGGCCCGCCAGCCGTGTCTGAACACGTAAACCCCCTGATGAGCACAAGTGGTCTCCCCACAGCTGCATGGAGCCCTGTTACCAAGGAAGCAGCTCCTGTTGGGGTCATCAGATTTTTGGTCTAGCTCAGCAAAGCCACAGCTGCTCCAGCCTTTAAAAAAGGAGATGTTGGTAAACAAAGGGGTGATGCGGTttaggagggtggggtggggagtgcaGCTGGCCTCGGACTCCAGGACTCCAGGACTCGCAGTTCCCACCCTGGGTCCTGTTCTGGAGCCGGCTCTGCCGGCTCCCAGGGTGAGAGCAGCAGGCCCCGGCTCTGCCTACCTGCCCTGGCCGGTGTCCTCGCGCCCCCTGCTGGAAGAGACGAAGAAGGACCCAGGGGTGCGCGGTGTGAGCGTGCGCATGCGTGCCTCCCCAGCCCAGTTCAGACACCAGAGGCTTTGACTTCAGCTTaagtaataaacatttattgagaatctcTGGGGTGGTGGTTGTTGCTTCTGACCACGAGGGAGGAATCAACCCTGCAGGAAATCACACACTGTCCCAACACCCCTGGCCGACACCGGGAGGAATGTCACTCCCCTGAAAATGGTCAGTCTTCATCCGAGAAGGGCTGGGAGGACAGATGCAGAGGGACCATCACAGGACAGTGGGGGCTGGGTAGGGCCCCAAGTTGGCTCCTCAAAAACCGGGGAAGAAAAAGATCCACTTCCTCCCTGGGGGTGGAGTTCTTGTTCAGCGGGTTCATTTCTTACCCTTGATGAGGCTGTCACTGTGGAAGTGAGACAGACGGTGACATTATTAGGGGACGTACCTGTGAGAGGCAGAGCACCTCGGGCCACTCCCTCCTCAACTACCCTCCTCCCTGAATGTGTGGGTGGGGAGGTGAGAAAGGTGAAGTGGTGGGGAAAAGGCAGGACCCCATAGAAACAAGGATGCACCATCAACTTACCTTCCCCTGTGGACGCCAGGTCACCAGATGAACAGGGAACACAGAACGACAAGAGAAAGGGACATGTGATTTGACAGTTTCATGCCCCACTCAACTCTAAACCCTCCTTCGCTcccaagagaaaaagacaagcaTGTTGGAAGCTGGGAATCTCAGGCTCTGGAAAGAGGACTTGCTCCCTGGCCACTGCCATTTCTCACCCCTGCTTTCCTAGCATCCTTCCGTGCCCCAGAGCAGCTCCCAAGGAAGAACAGCCAATATCATCTTTTACCACTTCTCACTTAAAACTTTACAATTAAAGTGCTTTTTACATGAATAATCCCACTGGATCGCATAAAATCAATCCCGTGAGATTCAAGTTAGGAATTGTCAACCACCCACTTTTCTAACTGGTTCAGAGACATGGTGTTTTCAAGGGTCACACGAGTAAGCTGGTAACAGGCGCCAGAGCCCAAGCGGCCAGACTCCGGCCCTTGTTCTGTGTCAACACCCCACCTGAAGGCCATGTCTCTCACCGGGTGAAACTTTCATCCTGTAGGTTCAGCACAAGGTTGTCAGCAGTGAGATAGATACGATTCTGTGATGTGGCGATCTACAGGGCAGAAAGTAAGATGACTGTTTGTACCAAGCAAAAAAGACCTTGATTCCTACCCTTGCAATTCAGTAACCACTGGTGGAACACGTGTGGGTTACGAACAGGGATGTGGCGATGTGAGAGCTACGGTTTCTGCGCTCACACAAGGATCCAGAGCAGCGAACAACTGTGATGTGTTAGGTCCACAAGAGGCATGAACAAAAGGTCAGGGGCACCCAGAGAACATCATTTTTGATGGGAGAAGGAGTGTCAGAGAAGCCAGTTTGAATAGAAATCCAAACAAGCAAGATCCTAATTCCCTCATTTCAATGTGTAGAAACACTTTCCCCCCCCCTCAAGGCGGCCTTGAGCTCACACTCACCGTCTTGGAGATGTTCTGGGCTGCCCGAATCTTGCGCAGCTTGATGTAGCCTGGGTTCTTGCCCAGAGCTTCTCCCAGGTGAGCAGGGTGGGGTTAAGGGTTCACACAAGGCCAGATCTCAGCTGGGGCCACACCCTTATGACTCCGCTCACTCAGCCATCCTCTGGGCTGTCAGATCCAAGGTTGCGCTCAGGTGGCTCGTGCCCAGCCCTACTTTGCCCCCACCTGTAGGCCTCCCCGCAGGCAGCTGCCGGGAACAGGAGGCAGCAGCACAGATGGAGGCAAGGCCAGCAGTGCTATTGATCTGCCTTACAGTGAGGAGCCAGGCCTCAGGTGCCCCACTAAGACTTCAGATCCCACCCGGCACCCCAACCCCCAGGGGTCAAAGAGCACGGTTCGCATTCGCCTTAGTCTCATCAGCCAGCCCACAGGGCCGGATGGGAAGCAGAGTGTTCCAGGGGCTGGGCTGAGAGCTCTGCAGCAGAAGGATATCATCTTGGCGGCCTCAGCCTCACCCTCGGCCTGCACGATCTTCTGCCGCTGTTCCTGCTTCGCTTTTTCCACCAAGAACTGGGCCCGCTGGGCCTCCTGCTGGGCTGTGGTGGGAGAGAATCGGGGTCGCAGATGTAAGGTGTCAGGaaccccacccctcctcctgctTCCTCAGAAACCCTTGCCTGACTCCTCTTGCGACTCACCCACTTGTTTAGCTTCTACGGCAGCCGTGTATTCTCGGCTAAAGCTCAGCTCAGTGATGGCTACATCGTCCAGTATGAGGCTGAAGTCCTTGGCCCTCTCTGTCAGCTCCCGTCGGATCAACAAGGACACCTGCGGgccggggggaggaggggagggcagaggggcatTGAGGGGACTGGAGAACTGAAAGGAAGGCGTGCTGCTGTGATCATCAGAATCCTAGATCTCCGGAAAACCGCAGAAAGTGCGCTAACTCTTTCTTAGTTCCTTACTAGGCCAGCTGAGCTGGGAAGGACTTGGGTCACGCTGAGTCCTCCACGCTGTACCAACCCCACACGCACGCCTCGACCACTTTTCTCCCACGCCGCCCGACACTAACTGTTATCGAGCTCCAatcttggctctccttgtttcccaCGGTGGCCATCTACACAGCTTTTTGGTGGCAACGGACCTCGGGTCACTACCCTTTCCTAACACCCAGTGCGCTGGGCCTAGGAGGGAAATGCTGACGCTATGCAGATGGTGATGGGAGCCGGAGTCAGACCTGGGCCCGCTGGGTGATGAGCTGGGAGGCGTTGAACTTGGCCACCACGCTCTTGAGCACCTCGTTGACAATGGACGGCAACACTCGCTCCTCGTAGTCCAGCCCCAGGCGCTGGTACATGCTGGGAAGCTCCAGGGCGTTGGGTCTGGACAGCACCCGCAGGGAGATGTTCACCATCTGCAGGTCTAAGAGTGAGGTCAGCAGTGGCTGGGCAAGGCCACGGGGGCCTCACCTGGCTTCTTAGCAAAGCCTCCCTCCCCAAGCATTTTCTTCTCTGGCTTCTCTCTATACCCAGGGCAATGCCCTGTGGTCCGGAACTGCCCCGCGGGGAGGAGTGACTCAGCACAGACCAAATGTGTCCTTGTCCACTGTCAAGTCTTCTCTACCCACAATCCTCCTCCAGTAAAGCTGACCTTTCTTTTCGCTCCTCTACTTTAGGCTCTGTTACACTGTATCATAATCCTGAACTAGACTGTAAGGACTTGAGAACGAAGATGGTGTTTTGTGAATCCTTGATTTCTTAGGGCCTAGGGTTTCGGGAATATTAAGCAACCTGCACTAAAAATCGTGCAAAACAGTACGTTACAGGTGAGCTACCTGCCTCATTgggtacctgtgtgtgtgtgtgtgtgtgtgtgtatgtgtgtaagggTTGGTCTGGGGAATCTCAAAGGCACAGCTTCTGTGAATAGTCTAGGAGGGAACAGGTGCACCAGTGAAGAGTGCGGCCAAGTTTCCCCAGGACAGAGCGTACCAGTAGATTAATCAgtcaaagaattaaaagaaagaaaggttttaaaacaaGGTTTTGATCTAGGCAGTGACTAAGACAAAGGACAAACAATGCTTTCACCGAGTTTAcattggggggggggaggaacaGTTGAAAAATGTGCAAACGCACAGCGTGTCCAGAAGGTACTGCTTGAACTCCAGAAGCAGGTACCTTTATTTTAGCTTGTTTGCAGAGGTGGAAACCAAGGCCCAAGAGATCTGACACTCCCATCTTGCCTAGTCTCTGGCCAGGCTCCCTTGTTTACCGCCAGTGACGCCCCAGTGCCCAGACCTACCTTTGGAGCCTGTGGGGGAGGAAATTTTTCGGGGTCTGGCGCGAATGTCATAGATGATGGGGTACTGGAACCAGGGGATCCTGGAGGGGAGGGAACAGGGACAGGGATTAGGAGACTACAGTTTCCCTAGTTTTGTCTGATTTTCCTTCACCACATGTTTCGTGGCCTGCTCCTCCTCTTAAAGACCACGGTCAAAAAGAAATTCTCTTCTCCCTCCGGAGAACAACAGCATGTGCTCCTGAAGATTTGGCCGGCACGCACTGTTCtgggagatggggtggggagggtaaaGAGCGGCTTGGAATCCCGCTGAAAGTCCTCCCACAGCCATAGGTGGGTCGGCGTTCAAGGGTGAAGGATCAGGGTCAGTCCGCTCTGCCAGCCATTACCTGAAGTGAAGGCCCTCGGCCAGAATGGTGTCCTGCTGCACGCCTCCGATCCGATTAAAGAAAATGGCTCTCTGCcctccttccactgcagggagaggGGTAGGGGTCAGCCCAGGCCGGGCTCAGAGTCCGTGCCAGCCTCTGGTGGGGCGGGGTGAGGGGCTGGGTGAGCGCGGGGACCTGGCGGGGCTGGGCAGGGGTCCGGAAAGGGTCGGGCGGAGTCCGGAGGGCAGGCGGAGGTTGCTCACCGGTGAACACCGACTCGCGGACGCCGTAGGCCACGGCGCCGGCCCCCAGCAGCAGCTTCAGCGCCGTGCCCATGCCCCGGGGCCCGGAGGGCAGCCGTCCCGCTAAGTCCTTCAAGTTCTGGGCCATGTTCGGTCCTGAGGCCGGCGGCACCAGTGGTCCGAAGGGGGTGCCGGCCCGCCTCTACCGCTCTCCAGCTTACGGATCGCACCCTCCGCACGCGGGCCCGGGCCCCAGGTGCTCGCGGGAGAAAGGGCACCGGAAGTGCGCTCCCTTCTAAACTCTCCCCCCAGCCTGCGGCGGACCCGAGCTTGCGGCACAGGAAGCACGCCTCTGGAAGTTCCCTCCCCTTTCTGGAACCCTGCCCTCCCAGAGCGGCTTCGGGAGCACCTGCAGCCAGCCGTCGCCATTTCCGAGCGCCCACTTTCAAAATGGCAGACGGAAGGAAGCTTGCAACTGGGCCGAGCGCGAGGCTGTAGTTTAAGGACGTTACACAATTTCCGGTCCGGTTGCAAGATGGCAGCGCCCGGTGGTGGATTCCAACCTCGTGAGCGGCGCGCCGCGGAGCAGGAAGAGGACTGGGAGGCTGTGACGCCCAAGCGGCCCCGACTCGGGGCGGGAAGCAAGATCGGAGGCCGTAGGCTCATTGTGGTGCTGGAAGGGGCCAGTCTGGAGACAGTCAAGGTAGTTGCGGACTAGGGGGTGAAGAGCTAGTAGATCGATAGGATGGGACCGGGTTGGGTGAGGGTGATGGGCTCAAAGTGGATGGAGAAAGCGGAGACAGGTGAAACATGCTTTTGGAGAAAGAGTGGCCTAGTCGACTGTCTCTTCCTTTAACATGGGTCGGCAGTGCTCGTTTTCTTTGCCCTTGAATCCCATTGCAGCCGTCACATGCTTGCTTCCGATTGATTTACTAGGATTCTGTGGTAACCCTAACCCCATCCCCAACCCCAAAGTCGTCTAAGGGGAAGGGGTTTCGTCCATCGCGTCGTCCCGCTTCATCCCAAGACAAGCTTACTAGGCAGAGGGGAAAGGTAGTTACTGTAGCTCAGTCTTCCCACCCTTTTATTTGTAAGGACTTAATGTTTTAATACGTTGAAAGGTGTCTGTCACTCTCCTTTATATTACTGTACATTTCAAAACACTGCCTGGACCAGATTATCATTAATActttcacatctttatttctaCTTATCATTTGGCTCTTCTCCCGAACAAATCCGGCAGTTCCCTGTCTTAAAAATTTGTGCAGTGTTCTCATTCTTTCTGATATTGTTTCTCATACTAAACTTGTTCAGTGAGTAGGGCCAGAAGAAATAGCACTGGTTTGGAAGCCAGACCCGGATTTTAATCTTGGTTCTTACACTTATTTCAAGTGTGTGATTTTGAGAAAACAAGTTTGTCCTTAGTTTGTAAAGCGGGGGTTAATACTTTGCAGGGGGATTGTAATGAAAGTGCTTTAAAAGTAGTACATTGCCATAGTAATCTGAGTGCAATTCATTTCCATCTTTTCTTCCTCAACCACTATGGCACTTTATTAAGCCTGCagttaagaaaactttttttttttttttaaatgaccagcTAATCa
It encodes the following:
- the PHB2 gene encoding prohibitin-2 — its product is MAQNLKDLAGRLPSGPRGMGTALKLLLGAGAVAYGVRESVFTVEGGQRAIFFNRIGGVQQDTILAEGLHFRIPWFQYPIIYDIRARPRKISSPTGSKDLQMVNISLRVLSRPNALELPSMYQRLGLDYEERVLPSIVNEVLKSVVAKFNASQLITQRAQVSLLIRRELTERAKDFSLILDDVAITELSFSREYTAAVEAKQVAQQEAQRAQFLVEKAKQEQRQKIVQAEGEAEAAKMLGEALGKNPGYIKLRKIRAAQNISKTIATSQNRIYLTADNLVLNLQDESFTR